From Abditibacteriota bacterium, the proteins below share one genomic window:
- a CDS encoding cellulase family glycosylhydrolase produces the protein MRGWWWALMVCVCASSALGAEWQTECFRCSALVRETGDGAELVYDFGSNDGSYAICQKRVEAPAKAEALELCIKKPADHGLNLRVWDQYGECFQKPVGVPACADWQQITVALDGYPEHWGGDQNGVFDGPPSAIGFAVTKGMSAGSKGVFAFRDLRFVSLPPAEPQRHIAVTPDWTLREGKAVFEVALSGDAGPAVLFAEFRDSRGRLAGLETRRVTIPEGGTVSETFVRPVELMLEGTFYTDAAPWIFASATEPGPAEERRSVCAVKPPSGAVPASGVSGTALGMGVYLCRRRDPAGDHEDLRRTAALAAAAGVRWIREEFTWPAIEKEKGRPDFAFYDRLVREARAAGLNICGLICYYADWAAPASEEANDEFCRFAGQLAARYKNDVRYWEIWNEPNGGFYPWDMDRYFDLHRRCSEAIKKADPSLQVIGCSSAAGDPDFIRRAAAAGCRFDIASSHPYRTALVDPLLTGQLADTVSAAAEGGNPGRVWLTEMGWPTHLGGGQPERRQAEYLVRAYMDALSVPGVENVTWYDFIDDGDDTGEMEHNFGIVHRDRRLKPAFLAYRTMALAVGDKRYAASPFAGEGITARLWKGESQAVCLWPEQQGWYLTDCPGGCAVTDIYGEPLPAPVFLQAGQPVFVTGRDLTGLCARRLDAHFDFTLQAGEKTRPALPVGMALKAVYLPEGVRFRDGVIWADKDIREPAKAYFEAGGCPLTVDALPENLFVP, from the coding sequence ATGAGAGGCTGGTGGTGGGCCCTGATGGTGTGTGTCTGCGCGTCCTCAGCCCTGGGGGCAGAGTGGCAGACCGAGTGTTTTCGCTGCAGCGCCCTGGTGAGAGAGACCGGGGACGGGGCGGAGCTGGTGTATGACTTCGGCTCCAACGACGGCTCCTACGCCATATGCCAAAAGAGGGTGGAGGCGCCGGCAAAGGCGGAGGCCCTGGAGCTCTGTATAAAAAAGCCCGCGGACCACGGCCTCAACCTGAGAGTGTGGGACCAATACGGCGAATGCTTCCAAAAGCCTGTGGGCGTTCCCGCCTGTGCGGACTGGCAGCAGATCACCGTGGCTCTCGACGGCTATCCCGAGCACTGGGGCGGGGACCAAAACGGTGTCTTTGACGGCCCGCCCTCCGCCATAGGCTTTGCGGTCACCAAAGGCATGAGCGCCGGCAGCAAGGGCGTCTTTGCCTTCAGGGATCTGCGGTTCGTGAGCCTGCCTCCCGCTGAGCCGCAAAGGCATATAGCCGTGACCCCGGACTGGACCCTGCGGGAGGGCAAGGCGGTATTTGAGGTGGCTCTGTCCGGCGACGCCGGCCCCGCCGTCCTTTTCGCCGAGTTCCGGGACTCCCGGGGCCGGCTCGCGGGCCTTGAGACCCGCCGGGTGACTATCCCCGAAGGCGGGACGGTCTCCGAGACCTTTGTCAGGCCTGTGGAGCTGATGCTGGAGGGGACCTTTTACACCGACGCTGCCCCTTGGATATTCGCCTCGGCAACGGAGCCGGGCCCGGCGGAAGAGCGCCGCTCCGTGTGCGCGGTAAAGCCTCCCTCCGGCGCCGTCCCTGCTTCCGGCGTGTCGGGAACGGCCCTGGGCATGGGGGTCTATCTCTGCAGGCGCCGGGACCCGGCCGGCGATCATGAGGACCTTCGCCGGACGGCCGCCCTGGCCGCGGCGGCGGGAGTGCGGTGGATCAGGGAAGAATTTACCTGGCCCGCCATAGAAAAAGAAAAGGGCAGGCCGGACTTTGCTTTTTATGACAGGCTGGTCAGGGAGGCCCGGGCGGCAGGCCTGAATATCTGCGGCCTCATCTGCTATTACGCCGACTGGGCGGCTCCCGCCTCGGAGGAAGCCAACGATGAGTTTTGCCGTTTTGCGGGGCAGCTGGCGGCAAGGTATAAAAACGACGTCAGATACTGGGAGATCTGGAACGAGCCCAACGGCGGCTTTTATCCCTGGGATATGGACCGCTATTTTGATCTCCACAGGCGCTGCAGCGAGGCCATCAAAAAAGCGGATCCCTCCCTGCAGGTCATAGGCTGCTCGTCCGCCGCCGGAGACCCGGACTTCATCAGACGGGCGGCGGCTGCCGGCTGCCGCTTTGACATAGCCTCCTCCCATCCCTACCGCACGGCCCTGGTGGACCCTCTGCTGACCGGGCAGCTGGCCGACACCGTGTCGGCGGCCGCCGAAGGGGGCAATCCCGGCAGAGTCTGGCTGACGGAAATGGGCTGGCCCACTCACCTCGGCGGCGGACAGCCGGAGCGGAGACAGGCGGAATATTTGGTGCGGGCCTATATGGACGCCCTTTCCGTGCCGGGTGTGGAAAACGTGACCTGGTACGACTTCATAGACGACGGGGACGATACCGGGGAGATGGAGCACAATTTCGGCATAGTTCACAGAGACCGGCGTCTCAAGCCCGCCTTTTTGGCCTATCGGACCATGGCCCTGGCTGTGGGAGACAAACGATACGCCGCCTCGCCCTTTGCCGGTGAGGGGATCACCGCCCGCCTGTGGAAGGGAGAGTCCCAGGCCGTGTGCCTTTGGCCGGAGCAACAGGGCTGGTATCTCACGGACTGCCCCGGCGGCTGCGCCGTGACGGACATATACGGCGAGCCCCTGCCGGCTCCGGTGTTTCTGCAGGCCGGACAGCCTGTGTTTGTCACGGGCAGGGACCTGACGGGCCTCTGCGCCCGCCGGCTGGACGCCCATTTTGACTTTACCCTGCAGGCCGGCGAAAAGACCCGGCCTGCGCTGCCCGTGGGTATGGCTCTCAAGGCTGTATATCTGCCGGAGGGGGTGCGGTTCCGGGACGGGGTCATATGGGCGGACAAGGACATACGGGAACCGGCGAAGGCATATTTTGAAGCCGGAGGCTGCCCTCTGACCGTGGACGCGCTGCCCGAAAACCTGTTCGTCCCCTGA
- a CDS encoding GerMN domain-containing protein, with protein sequence MKNRFLGCLILFVIGAGLVVGAYFAGNAFGRKYSAEISADKPRVMESVQPSVPDKAAGVPLSRGKITLYIPDEKQGEAAVRSVPGGLPDDPAGDKLTQSMVLLVKRLVRDGILPPDTRLVGKVRVRNSVASVDFSEEIRGFSGSTLEEAQLANSLASTAVANGEGVQKIRILVCGSKVETLGGHLDLSEPFGPDLQ encoded by the coding sequence ATGAAAAACAGATTCCTGGGGTGCCTGATACTCTTTGTGATAGGCGCCGGTCTCGTGGTAGGCGCCTATTTTGCGGGCAACGCCTTTGGCAGAAAGTATTCGGCGGAGATCTCCGCCGACAAGCCTCGGGTCATGGAGTCCGTACAGCCTTCGGTCCCCGACAAGGCTGCGGGCGTGCCTCTTTCACGGGGGAAGATCACCCTCTATATCCCCGATGAAAAGCAGGGCGAGGCGGCTGTCAGGTCTGTGCCCGGGGGCTTGCCGGACGATCCGGCCGGAGACAAGCTTACTCAGAGCATGGTGCTTTTGGTAAAAAGGCTGGTCCGGGACGGCATTCTCCCCCCCGACACCAGGCTGGTGGGCAAGGTGCGCGTCAGGAACTCCGTGGCCTCCGTCGATTTTTCCGAAGAGATAAGGGGATTTTCCGGCAGCACTCTCGAAGAAGCCCAGCTGGCCAACAGCCTGGCCTCTACCGCCGTGGCCAACGGCGAGGGAGTGCAGAAGATACGCATACTGGTGTGCGGCTCCAAAGTAGAGACCCTGGGCGGGCATCTGGATCTCTCCGAGCCCTTCGGTCCCGATCTGCAATAG
- the murI gene encoding glutamate racemase, whose protein sequence is MIHRIGLYDSGVGGLSVAREVRRALPRADMIYVADTCHVPYGGRPFSDIKAFSAGIGAFLMSRGIDLLIIACNVSSAVACGDLRNRYPGVPVVSMIEHGARAALEGRSVGILATEGTVKSGAYPAALRAMGFGGEVVQEACPEFVPLVEGSLLDTPECREACERHCSRVSHTDTVILGCTHYPLMGRRLRDCLPGCRIADPAVSVAESLSREESRGSGSLTCYTTGDRDSFEQTAALFVPGISAASVVWRDGCLEEDD, encoded by the coding sequence ATGATACACAGAATAGGCTTGTATGACTCGGGCGTGGGCGGCCTGTCCGTGGCCAGAGAGGTGCGCAGGGCGCTGCCCCGCGCGGATATGATATATGTGGCCGACACCTGCCACGTGCCTTACGGAGGCAGGCCCTTTTCGGACATAAAGGCTTTTTCGGCTGGCATAGGCGCCTTTCTCATGTCACGGGGTATAGACCTGCTGATCATAGCCTGCAACGTCTCCTCTGCCGTGGCCTGCGGAGACCTGCGAAACAGATATCCCGGCGTGCCGGTGGTGTCCATGATCGAGCACGGCGCCCGGGCGGCCCTGGAGGGCCGCAGCGTCGGGATCCTGGCCACCGAGGGCACTGTGAAGAGCGGCGCTTATCCCGCCGCTTTGAGGGCCATGGGCTTTGGCGGAGAAGTGGTGCAGGAAGCCTGCCCCGAGTTTGTCCCGCTGGTAGAGGGCTCTCTGCTGGACACTCCCGAATGCAGGGAGGCCTGCGAAAGGCATTGCTCCCGGGTAAGCCATACGGACACGGTCATTCTCGGCTGCACCCACTATCCCCTGATGGGGCGCCGGCTGCGGGACTGTCTGCCCGGCTGCCGGATAGCCGATCCCGCCGTCAGCGTGGCAGAGTCCCTGTCCCGCGAGGAGTCCCGGGGGTCCGGCTCCCTGACCTGCTACACCACCGGAGACAGGGACAGCTTTGAGCAGACTGCCGCGCTGTTTGTCCCCGGCATATCCGCCGCATCTGTCGTATGGAGGGACGGCTGCCTTGAAGAAGACGACTAA
- a CDS encoding 2-hydroxyacyl-CoA dehydratase, with protein sequence MDKRTQEPAGHGFTNPEFTREMRKTYSILAPDIFPIHMDLIRRIFRSYGYNIEILRSRGKQIIEKGLEHIHNDMCYPLICIAGQQLSALASGEYDPDKSALIMFQTGGGCRASNYIWLLRKALRSMGMEQVPVISLSLNRMERSGGFRVYPMMLVKTMVAIIYGDLLMLLRNQVRPYEKVKGETERTLKKWSERLTDEFRKNKGLFGRAFKNNLRAIAGDFDSIPTTDVKKTKVGIVGEIYVKYSPLGNNGLEELLDSLNCEYMVPGVLGFFQFMFDNRLTDQKLYGGSRAGACVAALGGLVARRIEKTFTDVLREFPRFTAPAPFERIRELGSAVIGREVKMGEGWLLPAEAAELIENGYNNIICVQPFGCLPNHIVGKGTMRTLKKLYPHANICPIDYDSGASGVNQENRIRLMLAMAEEQQ encoded by the coding sequence ATGGACAAGCGAACACAAGAGCCTGCGGGACACGGCTTCACCAACCCCGAGTTCACCCGGGAGATGCGCAAGACCTACAGCATTCTCGCGCCGGATATATTTCCCATCCACATGGACCTCATCCGGCGTATCTTCAGATCCTACGGCTACAACATAGAGATACTCCGGTCCCGGGGCAAGCAGATCATAGAAAAGGGCCTCGAGCACATACACAACGACATGTGCTATCCCCTGATATGCATCGCGGGCCAGCAGCTCAGCGCTCTGGCCTCGGGGGAATACGACCCGGACAAGAGCGCCCTCATCATGTTTCAGACCGGCGGCGGGTGCCGCGCCTCCAACTATATCTGGCTGCTCCGAAAGGCGCTCAGGAGCATGGGCATGGAGCAGGTGCCCGTGATCAGCCTGAGCCTGAACCGCATGGAAAGGTCCGGGGGCTTCAGGGTGTATCCCATGATGCTGGTCAAGACCATGGTAGCCATCATCTACGGCGATCTGCTGATGCTGCTCCGCAACCAGGTCCGCCCCTACGAAAAGGTGAAGGGGGAGACCGAGCGGACACTGAAAAAATGGTCCGAACGGCTCACGGACGAATTCCGCAAAAACAAGGGCCTCTTCGGCAGAGCCTTCAAAAACAACCTGCGGGCCATAGCCGGAGACTTTGACTCGATACCCACCACAGACGTCAAAAAGACCAAGGTGGGCATAGTGGGCGAGATATACGTGAAGTATTCTCCCCTGGGCAACAACGGCTTGGAGGAGCTGCTGGACAGCCTGAACTGCGAATATATGGTGCCCGGCGTGCTGGGCTTCTTTCAGTTCATGTTTGACAACCGGCTCACCGACCAGAAGCTCTATGGCGGCAGCCGGGCGGGAGCCTGCGTGGCCGCTCTGGGAGGCCTGGTGGCCCGGCGCATAGAGAAGACCTTTACCGACGTGCTCCGGGAGTTCCCCCGCTTCACCGCCCCGGCGCCCTTTGAGCGCATCAGGGAGCTGGGGAGCGCCGTGATCGGCAGAGAGGTGAAGATGGGAGAAGGCTGGCTGCTGCCCGCCGAGGCGGCGGAGCTGATAGAAAACGGCTACAACAACATCATCTGCGTCCAGCCCTTCGGCTGCCTGCCCAACCACATAGTGGGCAAGGGCACCATGCGCACCCTCAAGAAGCTGTATCCCCATGCCAATATATGCCCCATCGACTACGACTCCGGCGCCTCCGGGGTGAATCAGGAAAACCGCATAAGGCTCATGCTGGCCATGGCAGAGGAACAGCAATGA
- a CDS encoding 2-hydroxyacyl-CoA dehydratase — MKRLGIDIGSTTMKCVVVDEEGRLLFSDYDRHMARIGEKLTALLDKAAKAFPGEEMAAAVTGSAGMGVCRRLGLPFVQEVYAARLAVKRLMPGTDTVIELGGEDAKILFLRDTEVRMNGTCAGGTGAFIDQMTELLSLTPAEMEQAAEKCEKIYTIASRCGVFAKSDIQPLLNQGVRKEDVAGSIFYAVVNQTIAGLAQSREISGNVLYLGGPLTFFPYLREAFDKTLGLRGVCPPDSLFYAAMGAAFSPAAKPMFPGVPADAADFSEEGWPHCPPLFADREEYDRFAARHEADSAGLTFLDRPRGTMFLGIDAGSTTVKALLTDSEGNIFFPMYTQGSGDPVGCIRKYLLELYDKWPDVRIGGSAVTGYGEQIIQNAFSADMGVVETIAHFTAASRFCPDVDFIIDIGGQDIKCFHIRNRAIDSIFLNEACSSGCGSFLQTFAAVLGFGPSEFAQKALFADRPVDLGSRCTVFMNSSVKQAQKDGASLENISAGLAVSVVKNALYKVIRCADPSRLGEHIVVQGGTFLNDAVLRAFEQETGKQVLRPSVSGLMGAYGAALYAMERRPAKSSLCGPEELRNFEHKTRAVTCQGCSNHCGLTVNTFSGGRRFIAGNRCEKPLQLSSSLKPLDLYRYKYSLLEGYMQGEIVPGKTNVGLPMGLNMYELLPFWHTLFSELGFNPVVSGRSDYGLYVSGQHTIPSDTVCYPAKLLHGHMERLIAMKPEIIFYPGMSYNVDEKRGRNHYNCPVVAYYPRLIGANVRIPEGVRYIDRFIGLADRKGFPARFRQLMKEEGFVLAPGDVKAAARAAFAEYDGYMRRVREQAAEYLREAEKDGRPVIVLAGRPYHVDPEVNHGINTLITQLGGVIVTEDSVADLAGPVETTVLDQWTYHSRLYTAAEWTARQSDRVNLVQLVSFGCGVDAVTSDEVRAILESRGKLYTQIKIDEITNLGAVKIRLRSLFAVAGVKS, encoded by the coding sequence ATGAAACGCCTGGGGATAGACATAGGCTCCACCACCATGAAATGCGTGGTGGTGGATGAGGAGGGCCGGCTGCTCTTTTCCGACTATGACAGGCACATGGCCCGAATAGGCGAAAAGCTGACAGCCCTGCTGGACAAGGCGGCAAAAGCCTTTCCCGGCGAGGAAATGGCGGCCGCCGTCACGGGCTCTGCGGGAATGGGCGTATGCCGCAGGCTGGGGCTGCCCTTCGTGCAGGAGGTGTATGCCGCCCGGCTGGCTGTAAAAAGGCTCATGCCCGGGACGGACACGGTCATAGAGCTGGGAGGCGAGGACGCAAAGATCCTGTTTCTCAGGGACACCGAGGTGCGTATGAACGGCACCTGCGCCGGCGGCACGGGAGCCTTTATCGACCAGATGACCGAGCTGTTGTCCCTGACGCCCGCCGAGATGGAGCAGGCGGCTGAAAAGTGTGAGAAGATATACACCATAGCTTCCCGCTGCGGAGTGTTTGCCAAGTCGGACATACAGCCCCTGCTGAACCAGGGGGTCCGCAAGGAGGACGTGGCGGGCAGCATCTTTTACGCCGTGGTCAACCAGACCATCGCAGGGCTGGCACAGAGCCGGGAGATCTCCGGCAACGTGCTGTATCTGGGAGGGCCCCTGACCTTTTTCCCCTATCTCCGCGAAGCCTTTGACAAGACCCTGGGCCTCAGGGGAGTATGTCCCCCGGACTCCCTGTTTTACGCCGCCATGGGAGCCGCCTTTTCTCCCGCCGCAAAACCCATGTTTCCCGGAGTCCCGGCGGACGCCGCCGACTTTTCCGAAGAAGGCTGGCCCCACTGCCCGCCCCTGTTCGCCGACAGAGAGGAATACGACAGGTTTGCGGCCAGGCACGAGGCCGACTCCGCCGGCCTGACCTTTCTGGACCGGCCCCGGGGCACCATGTTCCTGGGCATAGACGCGGGCTCCACCACGGTGAAGGCCCTGCTCACGGACAGCGAGGGCAACATCTTTTTCCCCATGTACACCCAGGGCAGCGGAGATCCGGTGGGCTGCATCAGGAAGTATCTCCTGGAGCTCTATGACAAATGGCCCGACGTCCGGATAGGCGGCTCCGCCGTCACCGGCTACGGCGAGCAGATCATCCAAAACGCCTTTTCCGCGGATATGGGCGTGGTGGAGACCATAGCCCACTTTACCGCCGCCTCCCGTTTTTGTCCCGACGTGGATTTTATTATAGACATAGGCGGACAGGACATCAAGTGCTTTCACATCCGCAACAGGGCCATAGACAGCATCTTTCTCAACGAAGCCTGCTCCTCCGGGTGCGGCTCCTTTTTGCAGACCTTTGCCGCGGTGCTGGGCTTCGGCCCGTCTGAATTTGCCCAAAAGGCCCTGTTTGCCGACAGGCCCGTGGACCTGGGCAGCCGCTGCACCGTGTTTATGAACAGCTCGGTCAAGCAGGCCCAGAAGGACGGGGCGTCCCTGGAAAACATATCCGCCGGGCTGGCGGTCAGCGTGGTGAAGAACGCCCTTTACAAGGTGATCCGCTGCGCCGACCCCTCCCGGCTGGGAGAGCATATAGTGGTGCAGGGCGGCACCTTTCTCAACGACGCGGTGCTGAGGGCTTTTGAGCAGGAGACGGGCAAGCAGGTCCTCAGGCCCTCCGTGTCCGGGCTGATGGGCGCCTACGGCGCCGCCCTCTACGCTATGGAGCGCCGGCCAGCCAAAAGCTCCCTCTGCGGCCCGGAAGAGCTCAGAAACTTTGAACACAAGACCCGGGCCGTGACCTGTCAGGGCTGCTCCAATCACTGCGGGCTGACGGTGAACACCTTTTCCGGCGGCCGGAGGTTCATCGCCGGCAACCGGTGCGAAAAGCCCCTGCAGCTCTCCAGCTCCCTGAAGCCTCTGGACCTGTATCGCTACAAGTATTCCCTGTTGGAAGGATATATGCAGGGGGAGATCGTTCCCGGCAAGACCAACGTGGGCCTGCCCATGGGGCTCAATATGTATGAGCTGCTGCCCTTCTGGCACACCCTGTTCAGCGAGCTGGGCTTCAATCCGGTGGTCAGCGGCAGGTCCGACTACGGGCTGTATGTCAGCGGCCAGCACACCATCCCTTCGGACACGGTGTGCTATCCGGCCAAGCTGCTCCACGGCCATATGGAGCGCCTCATAGCCATGAAGCCGGAGATCATCTTCTATCCGGGCATGAGCTACAACGTGGATGAAAAACGGGGCCGCAACCATTACAACTGCCCGGTGGTGGCCTATTATCCGCGGCTCATAGGCGCCAACGTCCGGATACCCGAAGGCGTCCGCTATATAGACAGATTCATCGGCCTGGCTGACAGGAAGGGCTTCCCCGCCAGATTCCGGCAGCTCATGAAGGAAGAAGGCTTTGTTCTTGCGCCCGGCGACGTAAAGGCGGCCGCCAGGGCAGCCTTTGCGGAATACGACGGCTATATGCGCAGGGTCAGAGAGCAGGCGGCAGAATATTTGCGTGAAGCGGAAAAGGACGGCCGGCCGGTCATCGTGCTGGCGGGCAGGCCCTATCACGTGGACCCGGAAGTCAACCACGGCATCAACACCCTTATCACCCAGCTGGGAGGAGTGATAGTCACCGAGGATTCGGTGGCGGATCTGGCAGGCCCCGTGGAGACCACGGTCCTCGATCAATGGACCTATCATTCCCGGCTCTATACCGCGGCGGAATGGACCGCCCGCCAGAGCGACAGGGTGAACCTGGTGCAGCTGGTGAGCTTTGGCTGCGGCGTGGACGCCGTGACCAGCGACGAGGTGAGGGCCATACTGGAAAGCCGCGGCAAGCTCTACACCCAGATCAAGATAGACGAGATCACCAACCTCGGCGCGGTGAAGATACGGCTGCGGAGCCTCTTTGCCGTGGCCGGAGTCAAGAGCTGA
- a CDS encoding leucine-rich repeat protein — MAVLRCPNCHHQIAYNAKRCYHCGLEYTSTMHFIALDNMSKEIAEERAQALEFRKENPFIIDEEGILKKYIGLDKDVKIPDGVTQIGEYAFEECSINTVIIPDSVTAIDRCAFKNCKSLTKVTIPKSVTAIGFWAFENCKSLTKVTIPCRENEIDHHAFVGCYHLTELTIHGNKIDLEKNDPFRISELDTLSLFLFCLFFGFLGVHKFVEGKTGMGILYACTAGLFYIGWLADLVGYIVLLSKGVKWVIPK; from the coding sequence ATGGCCGTATTACGCTGTCCGAATTGCCACCATCAGATCGCTTACAACGCCAAAAGATGTTATCACTGCGGATTGGAATATACTTCAACCATGCACTTCATTGCTCTCGATAACATGTCTAAGGAGATCGCTGAGGAGCGTGCGCAAGCACTTGAATTCCGAAAAGAAAACCCATTTATTATAGACGAAGAAGGTATCTTAAAGAAATACATAGGATTAGACAAAGATGTAAAGATCCCGGACGGGGTAACGCAAATCGGTGAGTATGCGTTTGAGGAATGCAGCATCAATACTGTAATCATCCCCGATAGTGTGACCGCAATAGATCGCTGTGCTTTTAAAAACTGTAAATCTTTGACCAAGGTCACCATCCCCAAAAGTGTGACCGCAATAGGATTCTGGGCTTTTGAAAACTGTAAATCTTTGACCAAGGTCACCATCCCCTGCAGGGAGAACGAAATTGATCACCATGCATTTGTAGGCTGTTATCATCTGACCGAGCTCACCATCCATGGGAACAAGATAGATCTTGAGAAAAATGATCCATTTCGAATCTCAGAACTCGACACACTAAGTCTTTTTCTGTTTTGTCTATTTTTTGGTTTTCTTGGAGTACATAAGTTTGTTGAAGGCAAAACCGGCATGGGGATTTTATATGCTTGTACCGCCGGCTTATTTTATATAGGGTGGCTCGCAGATCTTGTTGGTTACATAGTTCTATTATCTAAGGGGGTGAAGTGGGTTATTCCAAAATGA
- a CDS encoding Fic family protein, with product MISYKGLEAKLKERGITRSHLTKEPGISSRTIARIGRGEKLSRAVMEKLCAYFACEAGDLCRRVSDNPILQTLRDEKEAGISGGLYHELQVRMTYNSNHIEGSRLTERQTRLIFETRTLDTSGGVPVDDILETVHHFRAVDYVIDCAEDELTEEIIRTLHGILLRDTKDASLDWFAVGDYKRRPNVVGGLETVKPKDVPARMKALLDVYNARPEVTIHDVIAFHAEFEKIHPFQDGNGRVGRLIALKECLRHGIVPFLIEDSKKAYYYRGLSEWDREKGWLTDTCLDGQDTFKKLLAMFAADD from the coding sequence ATGATTTCCTACAAAGGGCTGGAAGCCAAACTGAAGGAACGGGGCATCACGCGCTCCCATCTGACAAAAGAACCGGGTATATCCTCCCGGACGATCGCCAGGATCGGCCGCGGGGAAAAGCTGTCCAGGGCGGTGATGGAGAAGCTGTGCGCCTACTTTGCCTGTGAAGCCGGCGACCTGTGCCGCCGGGTGTCGGACAATCCGATCCTGCAGACTCTCCGCGATGAAAAGGAGGCGGGGATCTCCGGCGGGCTGTACCATGAGCTGCAGGTGCGCATGACCTACAACTCGAACCACATCGAGGGCAGCCGGCTGACGGAGCGGCAGACTCGCCTGATATTTGAGACGCGCACCCTCGACACGTCGGGCGGAGTGCCGGTGGACGATATTCTGGAAACGGTGCACCACTTCCGCGCCGTTGACTACGTGATCGACTGTGCGGAAGACGAGCTGACCGAAGAGATCATCAGGACGCTGCACGGGATCCTTTTGCGCGACACGAAGGACGCCTCTCTCGACTGGTTTGCGGTGGGGGATTATAAACGGCGGCCCAACGTAGTGGGCGGGCTTGAAACGGTGAAGCCGAAGGACGTTCCCGCCCGGATGAAAGCCCTGCTGGACGTTTACAACGCGAGGCCCGAGGTCACGATCCACGACGTCATCGCTTTCCATGCGGAGTTCGAGAAGATCCACCCATTTCAGGACGGCAACGGCAGAGTGGGCCGGCTCATTGCGCTGAAGGAATGCCTGCGGCACGGCATCGTCCCCTTTCTCATTGAGGACAGCAAGAAGGCCTATTACTACCGCGGACTGTCCGAATGGGACCGGGAAAAGGGCTGGCTCACGGACACCTGCCTCGACGGGCAGGACACGTTCAAAAAGCTGTTGGCCATGTTTGCCGCGGACGACTGA
- a CDS encoding 4Fe-4S binding protein has translation MGKIIIDKERCKGCGLCAHFCPKKCIVIADEINQKGYKPAAFAKEDACVGCAICATMCPDVCIEVYK, from the coding sequence ATGGGAAAAATCATCATAGACAAGGAGCGCTGCAAGGGCTGCGGCCTGTGCGCGCATTTTTGTCCTAAGAAATGTATAGTGATAGCTGACGAGATCAATCAGAAGGGATACAAGCCCGCGGCCTTTGCCAAGGAGGACGCCTGCGTAGGCTGCGCCATCTGCGCCACCATGTGTCCCGACGTGTGTATAGAGGTGTACAAATGA
- a CDS encoding 3-methyl-2-oxobutanoate dehydrogenase subunit VorB yields the protein MSKKLMKGNSALCYGAIAAGCDAFFGYPITPQNEVPEYMSWMMPEKGRVFVQAESEVAAINMVYGAAASGMRAMTSSSSPGVSLKQEGLSYIAAAELPAVVCNVQRAGPGLGGILAGQGDYFQAVKGGGHGDYRLITLAPWSVQECYDFMALAFDLADKYRNPVCMLLDGVVGQMQEAIDLHPVEIRRYDKPWAADGTPKAEKAVINSLWVEPQVLEDLNERIKAKYRACAAAETRYEEYMTEDAELVLVGYGTSARVAKTVVDNARREGLKIGMFRPVTLFPFPYGRLAEMTEAGKRFLVLEMSTGQMVEDVMLAACGRTSVDFYGRTGGFVMTPDEVLDKAKQVMASPADPCQRSWEL from the coding sequence ATGAGCAAAAAGCTGATGAAAGGCAATTCCGCCCTGTGCTACGGAGCCATAGCGGCGGGCTGCGACGCCTTTTTCGGATATCCCATTACACCCCAGAACGAAGTGCCCGAGTATATGTCCTGGATGATGCCCGAAAAGGGCAGAGTCTTCGTGCAGGCCGAGTCCGAGGTGGCCGCCATCAACATGGTGTACGGCGCTGCCGCGTCGGGTATGAGAGCCATGACCAGCTCTTCCTCTCCGGGGGTGTCCCTGAAGCAGGAAGGGCTCAGCTACATAGCCGCCGCCGAGTTGCCCGCGGTGGTCTGCAACGTGCAGAGGGCGGGCCCCGGTCTGGGAGGCATCCTGGCCGGTCAGGGCGATTATTTTCAGGCGGTAAAGGGAGGAGGCCACGGCGATTACAGGCTGATCACCCTGGCTCCCTGGTCCGTGCAGGAGTGCTACGACTTCATGGCCCTGGCCTTTGACCTGGCGGACAAATACCGCAATCCCGTGTGCATGCTGCTGGACGGCGTGGTAGGCCAGATGCAGGAAGCCATAGACCTGCATCCCGTGGAGATCCGCAGATACGACAAGCCCTGGGCAGCCGACGGGACCCCCAAGGCTGAAAAGGCTGTGATCAACAGCCTGTGGGTGGAGCCTCAGGTGCTGGAAGACCTGAACGAGCGTATCAAAGCCAAATACAGGGCCTGCGCCGCCGCCGAGACCAGGTATGAAGAATACATGACTGAGGACGCCGAGCTGGTCCTGGTGGGCTACGGCACTTCTGCCCGGGTGGCCAAGACCGTGGTGGACAACGCCCGCCGGGAAGGCCTGAAGATAGGCATGTTCCGCCCCGTCACCCTGTTTCCGTTCCCTTACGGCCGCCTGGCAGAGATGACCGAGGCGGGCAAGCGGTTCCTGGTGCTGGAGATGAGCACCGGCCAGATGGTGGAAGACGTGATGCTGGCCGCCTGCGGCAGGACCTCAGTGGACTTTTACGGCAGAACGGGCGGATTTGTGATGACGCCGGATGAGGTGCTGGACAAGGCAAAGCAGGTCATGGCGTCGCCTGCCGATCCCTGTCAAAGGAGTTGGGAACTGTAA